The following coding sequences lie in one Streptococcus suis genomic window:
- a CDS encoding serine hydrolase encodes MRQAILDKISEQIGQGVYPGASLALFSKGQWQEYYLGTQDGQLPVEAGLTYDLASVSKVVGVGTLATFLVNSGALELDRTLQSYYPAFADSQVTIRQLLTHTSGIDPFIPNRDSLDSDQLKEAILKITVTDKKAFLYTDINFLLLGFLLEELGGASLDQLISRDVLEPFGMSQTSFGPVSQAVPTVRGVKAGVVHDPKARVLGIHAGSAGLFSTVRDLEIFLERYLAEDFAADLTQDYGFDDKRKRSLAWDKKGDWLSHTGYTGTFIMYNRPLQKAAIFLSNRTFDKDERAQWKLDRNQVMALIRQVLEEEEAVD; translated from the coding sequence ATGAGACAAGCGATTTTAGACAAGATTTCAGAGCAGATTGGGCAAGGAGTCTATCCTGGTGCCAGTCTGGCTCTTTTTTCTAAGGGTCAGTGGCAGGAGTATTATTTGGGGACCCAGGATGGTCAGCTACCAGTTGAGGCGGGTTTGACCTATGATTTGGCGTCTGTTTCCAAGGTGGTTGGTGTGGGGACTCTTGCGACTTTTCTGGTTAATAGCGGAGCTTTGGAGCTAGATAGGACTTTGCAGTCTTATTATCCTGCTTTTGCGGATAGTCAGGTCACCATTCGGCAATTATTGACCCATACTAGTGGCATCGACCCCTTCATTCCCAATCGGGATAGTCTGGATTCCGACCAGCTCAAGGAAGCGATTTTGAAGATTACTGTGACGGACAAGAAAGCTTTCCTCTATACAGACATCAATTTTCTCTTGCTAGGCTTTTTGTTGGAGGAACTGGGTGGAGCAAGTCTAGACCAGCTGATTAGTCGAGACGTTCTAGAGCCCTTTGGCATGTCTCAAACCTCCTTTGGACCAGTCAGTCAGGCGGTACCGACGGTGCGTGGCGTCAAAGCGGGTGTGGTACATGACCCTAAGGCGCGTGTCTTGGGTATCCATGCGGGTAGTGCAGGCCTTTTTTCGACGGTCAGGGATTTGGAAATCTTCTTGGAGCGCTATCTGGCCGAGGACTTTGCGGCAGATTTGACCCAGGACTATGGCTTTGATGACAAGCGCAAGCGGTCTCTGGCTTGGGATAAGAAGGGGGACTGGTTGTCGCACACAGGCTATACGGGGACCTTTATCATGTACAATCGTCCCTTGCAGAAAGCTGCGATTTTTCTCTCGAATCGTACTTTTGACAAGGATGAGCGGGCCCAGTGGAAGTTGGATCGAAACCAGGTCATGGCTCTGATACGGCAAGTTCTGGAGGAAGAAGAGGCTGTTGACTAA
- a CDS encoding chemotaxis protein: protein MLRKNEAIVPVLRINNRAINQGFLEKNLGMKTKLEDGPFADFGDRTSPETKLVLTESPGNRTRAVEGLKKLNKIVIKVDNASEIEALLAQGSQYSKLYQGKNGYGFEAVSPEGDTFLLHAEASVDDLKAILPPVPFKVQDDFSGLTAFTVESVWINTPQASISQDYYEAILPQQAFLRFVGAEGKDLLTPAEQVWDLEGLRFPVEQDFDWAHLESQLEGPFFKDKKASFIQTVDPSGIELWFEK, encoded by the coding sequence GTGTTGAGAAAAAATGAAGCTATAGTCCCTGTTTTACGTATTAATAATAGGGCTATTAATCAAGGATTTTTAGAAAAAAATCTAGGAATGAAGACCAAGCTAGAAGATGGTCCTTTTGCTGATTTTGGAGATAGAACAAGTCCAGAAACGAAGCTTGTTTTGACAGAATCTCCTGGTAATCGCACCCGTGCTGTCGAAGGGCTTAAAAAACTGAATAAAATTGTGATAAAAGTAGACAATGCCTCTGAAATTGAAGCTTTACTGGCGCAAGGGTCACAGTATAGTAAGCTCTACCAAGGAAAAAATGGCTATGGTTTTGAAGCTGTGTCGCCAGAAGGAGACACCTTCCTTTTACACGCAGAAGCATCTGTTGATGACCTAAAAGCAATCCTTCCACCTGTTCCATTTAAGGTGCAGGATGACTTTTCTGGTCTGACCGCTTTTACAGTAGAGTCTGTCTGGATTAATACCCCACAAGCTAGTATTAGCCAAGACTATTATGAGGCAATCCTACCTCAACAAGCCTTTTTGCGTTTTGTTGGAGCAGAAGGTAAGGATTTATTAACTCCCGCAGAACAAGTTTGGGATTTAGAAGGCTTGCGTTTTCCCGTCGAGCAGGACTTTGATTGGGCGCATTTGGAAAGCCAGTTAGAGGGTCCGTTCTTTAAAGATAAAAAAGCAAGCTTTATTCAAACGGTTGACCCAAGTGGTATTGAATTGTGGTTCGAAAAATGA
- the pflB gene encoding formate C-acetyltransferase encodes MSTKVKTKNVAEDIFAQAWEGFKGTDWQDKASVTRFVQANYTPYDGDESFLAGPTERSLHIKKIIEETKAGYEDTRFPMDVDRATSIADIPAGFIDKENELIFGIQNDELFKLNFMPRGGIRMAETTLIENGYTPDPLLHEIYTKHATTVNDGIFRAYTADIRRARHSHHVSGLPDAYSRGRIIGMYARLALYGADYLMEEKVADWNAITEIDEESIRLREEINLQYQALQQVVRLGDHYGVDVRKPAMNTKEAIQWTNIAFMAVCRVINGAATSLGRVPIVLDIYAERDLARGTFTESEIQEFVDDFVLKLRTVKFARTKAFDEIYSGDPTFLTTSMAGMGNDGRHRVTKMDYRFLNTLDNIGNSPEPNLTVLWSDQLPYSFRRYCMAMSHKHSSIQYEGVTTMAKDGYGEMSCISCCVSPLDPESEDQRHNIQYFGARVNVLKALLSSWNNGYDDVHKDYKVFDGVEPNTSEIFDYDQVIANFEKALDWLTDTYVDAMNIIHYMTDKYNYEAVQMAFLPTHLRANMGFGICGFANTVDSLSAIKYAQVKPIRDEDGFIYDYEVTGDFPRYGEDDDRVDDIAKWLMEAFFSRLNKHKLYKNAEATVSILTITSNVAYSKQTANSPVHRGVFLNEDGSVNTSKVEFFPPGANPTSKSRGGWLQNLNTLSKLNFKHANDGISLTTQVSPKALGKTFDEQVNNLVTILDGYFEQGGQHVNLNVMDLNDVYDKIMAGEDVIVRISGYCVNTKYLTKEQKTELTQRVFHEVLSMDDHAAEVSGQA; translated from the coding sequence ATGTCAACAAAAGTTAAAACAAAAAATGTTGCTGAAGACATTTTCGCCCAAGCCTGGGAAGGCTTTAAAGGTACAGATTGGCAAGATAAGGCAAGTGTAACACGCTTCGTTCAAGCCAACTACACTCCATACGATGGAGATGAAAGCTTCCTCGCAGGCCCAACTGAGCGTTCACTTCATATCAAAAAAATCATCGAAGAAACAAAAGCTGGCTACGAAGACACTCGCTTCCCAATGGACGTAGATCGTGCTACTTCTATCGCTGATATTCCAGCAGGTTTCATCGATAAAGAGAACGAACTCATCTTCGGTATCCAAAACGATGAGCTCTTCAAACTCAATTTCATGCCACGTGGTGGTATTCGTATGGCTGAAACCACTCTTATCGAAAACGGCTATACTCCAGACCCACTCCTTCATGAAATCTATACAAAACACGCAACAACTGTAAACGATGGTATCTTCCGTGCCTACACCGCTGACATCCGTCGTGCTCGCCACTCACACCACGTTTCTGGTCTTCCAGATGCTTACTCACGTGGCCGTATCATCGGTATGTACGCTCGTTTGGCTCTTTACGGAGCAGACTACTTGATGGAAGAAAAAGTAGCTGACTGGAATGCAATTACTGAAATCGATGAAGAATCAATCCGTCTTCGCGAAGAAATCAACCTTCAATACCAAGCATTGCAACAAGTTGTACGCTTAGGTGATCACTACGGTGTTGATGTACGCAAACCTGCGATGAACACGAAAGAAGCGATCCAATGGACAAACATTGCCTTCATGGCAGTCTGCCGTGTTATCAACGGTGCCGCAACTTCTCTCGGTCGTGTCCCAATCGTTCTTGATATCTACGCAGAACGCGACTTGGCTCGCGGTACATTTACCGAATCTGAAATCCAAGAATTTGTCGATGACTTCGTATTGAAACTTCGTACAGTGAAATTCGCTCGTACAAAAGCCTTCGACGAAATCTACTCTGGTGACCCAACATTCTTGACAACATCTATGGCAGGTATGGGTAACGATGGTCGTCACCGTGTTACCAAGATGGACTACCGTTTCTTGAACACACTTGACAACATCGGTAACTCTCCAGAACCAAACTTGACAGTTCTTTGGTCAGACCAACTTCCATATTCATTCCGTCGCTACTGTATGGCAATGAGCCACAAGCACTCTTCTATCCAATACGAAGGTGTGACAACAATGGCCAAAGACGGTTATGGTGAAATGAGCTGTATCTCTTGCTGTGTATCTCCACTTGATCCAGAAAGCGAAGACCAACGCCACAACATTCAGTACTTCGGTGCTCGTGTTAACGTTCTTAAAGCTCTTCTTTCAAGCTGGAACAACGGCTACGACGATGTTCACAAAGATTACAAAGTGTTCGATGGTGTTGAACCAAATACTTCTGAAATCTTTGACTACGATCAAGTTATTGCCAACTTTGAAAAAGCCCTCGACTGGTTGACTGATACATATGTAGACGCGATGAACATCATCCACTACATGACTGACAAGTACAACTATGAAGCAGTTCAAATGGCCTTCTTGCCAACTCACCTTCGTGCTAACATGGGCTTCGGTATCTGTGGATTTGCAAACACTGTAGACTCCTTGTCAGCTATCAAGTACGCACAAGTGAAACCAATCCGTGACGAAGATGGCTTCATCTACGATTACGAAGTAACTGGCGACTTCCCACGTTATGGTGAGGATGACGACCGTGTAGATGACATCGCGAAATGGCTCATGGAAGCATTCTTCTCTCGCTTGAACAAGCACAAATTGTACAAGAATGCTGAAGCAACTGTGTCTATCTTGACAATCACTTCAAACGTTGCTTACTCTAAACAAACAGCTAACTCACCAGTTCACCGCGGTGTATTCCTCAACGAAGATGGCTCTGTTAACACTTCTAAAGTGGAATTCTTCCCACCAGGTGCCAACCCAACTTCTAAATCTCGTGGTGGTTGGTTGCAAAACTTGAACACTCTTTCTAAACTCAACTTCAAACATGCCAACGACGGTATCTCATTGACAACTCAGGTTTCACCAAAAGCTCTTGGTAAGACCTTCGATGAGCAAGTGAACAACTTGGTGACAATCCTTGACGGATACTTCGAGCAAGGTGGTCAACACGTCAACTTGAACGTTATGGACTTGAACGATGTTTATGACAAGATTATGGCAGGTGAAGATGTTATCGTTCGTATCTCTGGATACTGCGTAAACACTAAATACCTCACTAAAGAGCAAAAAACTGAATTGACTCAACGTGTCTTCCACGAAGTTCTTTCAATGGACGACCACGCTGCTGAAGTTTCAGGTCAAGCTTAA